A single genomic interval of Camelina sativa cultivar DH55 chromosome 11, Cs, whole genome shotgun sequence harbors:
- the LOC104727325 gene encoding protein RALF-like 34, with translation MAAQSFSLILIVSLLTFVSLPRSESLSDNPSLVLLPDGFDWPIPHADEFDIINGEESFEVTEEEDDDDGVDRRSLYWRGKKYYISYGALSANRVPCPPRSGRSYYTHNCYRARGPVHPYRRGCSSITRCRRF, from the coding sequence ATGGCAGCTCAGTCTTTCAGTCTCATCCTCATTGTCTCTCTTCTCACCTTCGTTTCACTCCCGAGATCTGAATCTCTCTCCGATAACCCATCTCTCGTTCTTCTACCCGACGGCTTCGACTGGCCGATCCCTCACGCCGACGAATTCGACATCATCAACGGAGAAGAAAGCTTCGAAGTCACGGAGgaggaagacgacgacgacggcgTAGATCGACGGTCGCTGTACTGGCGGGGAAAGAAGTATTACATATCGTACGGTGCATTGTCGGCGAATCGAGTCCCGTGTCCTCCCAGATCTGGGAGATCTTACTACACCCATAACTGCTACAGAGCCAGAGGTCCGGTTCATCCGTACCGCCGTGGATGCTCGTCGATCACTCGATGCCGGAGATTTTAG
- the LOC104727324 gene encoding transcription factor HEC1-like gives MDSDIMNMMMHQMEKLPHEFCNPNNSSFFSPDHNNNNTYPFLFNSSHHHSDHSLTNEPGFRYGSAGLLTNPSSLSPNTAYSSVLLDKRNNSNNNNNSANMAAMREMIFRIAVMQPIHIDPEAVKPPKRRNVRISKDPQSVAARHRRERISERIRILQRLVPGGTKMDTASMLDEAIHYVKFLKKQVQSLEEQAVVGGGGGGGGGPGRVLIGAGGMTAASGGGGGGGVVMKGCGAMGTHQMVGNAQILR, from the coding sequence atggatTCTGACATAATGAACATGATGATGCATCAGATGGAGAAGCTTCCTCATGAGTTCTGTAACCCTAAtaattcatctttcttctctcccgaccataacaacaacaacacttacCCTTTTCTCTTCAACTCAAGCCATCACCACTCTGATCACTCATTGACCAACGAACCAGGTTTCCGGTACGGTTCCGCAGGTTTACTTACTaacccttcttctctctctcccaacACAGCCTACTCTTCCGTTTTGCTcgacaaaagaaacaacagtaacaacaataataacaGCGCGAACATGGCGGCTATGAGAGAGATGATCTTTCGCATCGCCGTGATGCAACCTATACATATAGATCCCGAGGCGGTTAAGCCACCTAAGAGGAGGAACGTTAGGATCTCGAAAGATCCACAGAGCGTGGCGGCTCGGCACAGGAGGGAGAGGATAAGCGAGAGGATTCGGATTTTGCAAAGGCTTGTTCCCGGTGGGACGAAGATGGATACAGCTTCGATGCTCGACGAAGCTATTCATTATGTAAAGTTTTTAAAGAAACAGGTGCAGTCGCTGGAGGAGCAGGCAGTGGTtggtggcggcggcggaggaggaggaggaccagGAAGAGTTTTGATCGGTGCCGGTGGAATGACGGCGGCtagtggtggtggcggcggaggaggagtgGTTATGAAAGGGTGTGGGGCAATGGGGACTCATCAGATGGTGGGTAATGCACAGATTCTTAGATGA